From one Streptococcus pneumoniae genomic stretch:
- a CDS encoding DUF951 domain-containing protein, whose product MYEVGTLVEMKKPHACTIKATGKKANCWEVKRLGADIKIRCTNCDHLVMMTRHDFERKLKKTL is encoded by the coding sequence ATGTATGAAGTTGGAACTTTAGTGGAAATGAAAAAGCCTCATGCCTGTACGATCAAAGCGACAGGCAAAAAGGCTAATTGTTGGGAAGTGAAGCGTTTGGGTGCAGATATTAAGATTCGTTGCACGAATTGTGACCATCTTGTGATGATGACTCGTCATGATTTTGAACGAAAACTGAAGAAGACACTATAA
- a CDS encoding DUF1307 domain-containing protein — protein MKKSITTTLKLIFSLLSIFLLVACANSATKKETGNSPKTDQAVMEEASYFQKIDKTAKADSHLIYYHKGDEVTRQTAENTVYYSTFGTTDQNAIKEQLEPIAALYANKKGITHAVDYQNDKLVETLEIDYTNADFAELENIPGMSFDKAAKDVKKISFQSSKALLSQGGFKEVTDGKFESLDK, from the coding sequence ATGAAAAAATCAATCACAACAACGCTCAAGCTTATTTTTTCTTTGTTATCTATATTTTTATTGGTCGCATGCGCAAATAGTGCTACAAAGAAAGAAACAGGCAACTCTCCAAAAACTGACCAAGCAGTAATGGAAGAAGCTAGCTACTTCCAAAAAATTGACAAGACGGCAAAAGCTGACTCTCATTTGATCTATTACCATAAAGGAGATGAAGTAACCCGGCAAACAGCAGAAAACACTGTGTATTACAGCACTTTTGGAACAACTGATCAAAATGCGATTAAAGAACAATTAGAACCAATAGCAGCTCTTTATGCAAACAAAAAAGGAATTACCCATGCTGTGGACTACCAAAACGATAAATTAGTAGAGACATTAGAAATTGACTACACCAATGCCGATTTCGCAGAATTAGAAAATATCCCTGGCATGAGCTTTGATAAAGCAGCAAAAGATGTCAAGAAAATTAGCTTTCAATCTAGTAAAGCTCTACTTTCTCAAGGTGGCTTCAAAGAAGTCACAGATGGCAAGTTTGAATCATTAGACAAATAA
- the ychF gene encoding redox-regulated ATPase YchF, whose translation MALTAGIVGLPNVGKSTLFNAITKAGAEAANYPFATIDPNVGRVEVPDDRLDKLTELIKPQKKVPTTFEFTDIAGIVKGASKGEGLGNKFLANIREVDAIVHVVRAFDDENVMREQGRESDFVDPMADIETINLELILADLESINKRYARVEKMARTQKDKDSLSEFNVLQKIKPVLEDGISARTIEFTEEEQKVVKGLFLLTTKPVLYVANVSEDEVADPDNIDYVKQIREFAATEKAEVVVISARAEEEISELDEEDKAEFLEAMGLTESGVDELTRAAYHLLGLGTYFTAGEKEVRAWTFKRGMKAPQAAGIIHSDFEKGFIRAVTMSYDDLVAYGSEKAVKEAGRLREEGKEYIVQDGDIMEFRFNV comes from the coding sequence ATGGCTTTAACAGCAGGTATCGTTGGGTTGCCCAATGTTGGAAAATCAACCCTATTTAATGCAATTACAAAAGCAGGAGCAGAAGCAGCAAACTATCCCTTTGCGACCATTGATCCTAACGTCGGACGTGTAGAGGTTCCAGATGATCGTTTGGACAAATTGACCGAGCTTATCAAACCTCAAAAGAAAGTTCCTACGACCTTTGAATTTACAGATATTGCTGGGATTGTAAAAGGAGCTTCTAAAGGAGAAGGTCTTGGAAATAAATTCTTGGCAAATATTCGTGAAGTGGACGCTATTGTCCATGTTGTCCGTGCCTTTGATGATGAAAATGTTATGCGGGAGCAAGGACGGGAGTCTGACTTTGTGGATCCTATGGCCGATATTGAAACGATTAACCTTGAGCTAATCCTAGCAGATCTTGAGAGTATCAATAAACGCTATGCGCGTGTGGAGAAAATGGCTCGCACTCAAAAAGACAAGGATTCCTTATCTGAATTTAATGTCTTACAAAAAATCAAACCAGTCCTTGAAGATGGAATCTCTGCCCGTACGATTGAATTTACCGAAGAAGAGCAAAAAGTTGTAAAAGGTTTGTTCTTATTGACAACAAAACCAGTTCTTTACGTAGCAAATGTCAGCGAAGACGAGGTTGCAGATCCTGATAATATTGACTATGTCAAACAAATCCGTGAGTTTGCGGCGACAGAAAAAGCAGAAGTAGTCGTGATTTCAGCGCGTGCTGAAGAAGAAATCTCTGAATTAGATGAAGAGGACAAGGCAGAGTTTCTTGAAGCCATGGGCTTGACAGAATCTGGTGTTGATGAGCTGACACGAGCAGCCTACCATTTGCTAGGGCTTGGTACTTATTTCACTGCAGGTGAGAAAGAAGTTCGTGCTTGGACCTTTAAGCGCGGAATGAAAGCCCCTCAAGCGGCTGGTATTATCCACTCTGATTTTGAAAAAGGATTTATTCGTGCAGTCACGATGTCCTATGATGATTTGGTAGCATATGGTAGTGAAAAGGCAGTCAAAGAAGCAGGACGCCTGCGTGAGGAAGGAAAAGAATACATCGTTCAAGACGGTGATATTATGGAATTCCGCTTTAATGTGTAA
- the pth gene encoding aminoacyl-tRNA hydrolase, whose protein sequence is MTKLIVGLGNPGDKYVETKHNVGFMIVDKIVKDLNLSFTTDKIFQAALAMTFINGEKVYFVKPLTFMNESGKAVHALLSYYGLDVDDLLVIYDDLDMEVGKIRLRAKGSAGGHNGIKSIIKHIGTQDFKRVKIGIGRPKQGMSVVHHVLGKFDKEDYITILQTLDKVDNCVNNYLQESQFEKLMQKYNG, encoded by the coding sequence ATGACAAAGTTGATTGTAGGACTAGGAAATCCCGGTGATAAATATGTAGAGACAAAGCACAATGTAGGATTTATGATAGTTGACAAAATTGTAAAGGATTTAAACTTGAGCTTTACAACAGATAAAATTTTTCAAGCAGCGTTAGCAATGACTTTTATAAATGGAGAGAAGGTTTATTTTGTAAAGCCTTTGACTTTTATGAATGAATCCGGTAAAGCAGTACATGCTCTTCTTTCCTACTATGGTTTAGACGTTGATGATTTGTTGGTAATCTACGATGATCTGGATATGGAGGTTGGCAAGATTCGCTTGCGTGCCAAAGGTTCTGCTGGTGGACACAATGGTATTAAAAGTATCATCAAACACATCGGAACACAGGATTTTAAACGCGTTAAAATTGGAATTGGTCGTCCAAAACAGGGCATGAGTGTAGTCCATCATGTACTCGGAAAATTTGACAAAGAGGACTATATCACAATTTTGCAAACGTTAGATAAAGTTGACAACTGTGTCAATAATTATTTACAGGAATCTCAATTTGAAAAATTGATGCAAAAATACAATGGATAA